The following proteins are co-located in the Solanum pennellii chromosome 8, SPENNV200 genome:
- the LOC107027150 gene encoding acyl-protein thioesterase 1 homolog 1-like isoform X2, whose protein sequence is MSFSGSTAGSGTTRTSLEFGRTHVVRPKGKHEATIVWLHGLGDKGSSWSQLLESFPLPNVKWICPTAPTRPVAAFGGFPCTAWFDVGDISEDAPDDLEGLDISAAHIANLLSTEPADVKLCVGGFSMGAATALYSATCHAFSQYGNGSPYRVNLSAVVGLSGWLPCSRTLRRRMQGVNDAVRRAASLPILLCHGTGDDVVAYQHGEKSARILSSSGFQNLTLRTYEGLGHYTIPEETDEICRWLSANLCLGGT, encoded by the exons ATGAGCTTCAGTGGCTCTACAGCAG GTAGCGGAACAACTCGAACATCATTGGAATTTGGGAGGACTCATGTTGTTAGGCCTAAAGGAAAGCATGAGGCAACTATTGTTTGGCTACATGGTCTAGGTGATAAGGGCTCAAG CTGGTCCCAGCTTCTTGAAAGCTTTCCACTTCCTAAT GTCAAATGGATTTGCCCAACTGCTCCTACTCGTCCTGTTGCTGCCTTTGGTGGATTCCCCTGCACTGCTT ggtttgaTGTAGGAGATATTTCAGAAGATGCTCCTGATGATTTGGAGGGCTTAGATATTTCTGCAGCACATATTGCAAATCTCTTATCAACAGAGCCAGCTGATG tGAAACTATGTGTTGGAGGATTCAGCATGGGAGCTGCAACTGCTCTTTATTCAGCTACATGTCATGCATTCAGTCAGTATGGTAATGGAAGCCCTTATCGAGTTAACCTGAGTGCAGTTGTGGGCCTTAGTGGCTGGCTTCCTTGTTCAAG GACGTTAAGGCGACGAATGCAAGGAGTGAATGATGCTGTAAGGCGTGCAGCATCTTTGCCAATTTTGCTCTGTCATGGCACTG GTGATGACGTTGTGGCATATCAACATGGAGAAAAATCTGCAAGAATTTTAAGCTCGTCTGGTTTCCAGAATCTAACCTTGAGGACTTAtgaagg GCTTGGTCACTACACAATTCCTGAAGAGACTGATGAAATTTGTCGCTGGCTGTCTGCAAATTTGTGTCTCGGGGGGACATGA
- the LOC107027150 gene encoding acyl-protein thioesterase 1 homolog 1-like isoform X1: protein MSFSGSTAGSGSGTTRTSLEFGRTHVVRPKGKHEATIVWLHGLGDKGSSWSQLLESFPLPNVKWICPTAPTRPVAAFGGFPCTAWFDVGDISEDAPDDLEGLDISAAHIANLLSTEPADVKLCVGGFSMGAATALYSATCHAFSQYGNGSPYRVNLSAVVGLSGWLPCSRTLRRRMQGVNDAVRRAASLPILLCHGTGDDVVAYQHGEKSARILSSSGFQNLTLRTYEGLGHYTIPEETDEICRWLSANLCLGGT, encoded by the exons ATGAGCTTCAGTGGCTCTACAGCAGGTTCTG GTAGCGGAACAACTCGAACATCATTGGAATTTGGGAGGACTCATGTTGTTAGGCCTAAAGGAAAGCATGAGGCAACTATTGTTTGGCTACATGGTCTAGGTGATAAGGGCTCAAG CTGGTCCCAGCTTCTTGAAAGCTTTCCACTTCCTAAT GTCAAATGGATTTGCCCAACTGCTCCTACTCGTCCTGTTGCTGCCTTTGGTGGATTCCCCTGCACTGCTT ggtttgaTGTAGGAGATATTTCAGAAGATGCTCCTGATGATTTGGAGGGCTTAGATATTTCTGCAGCACATATTGCAAATCTCTTATCAACAGAGCCAGCTGATG tGAAACTATGTGTTGGAGGATTCAGCATGGGAGCTGCAACTGCTCTTTATTCAGCTACATGTCATGCATTCAGTCAGTATGGTAATGGAAGCCCTTATCGAGTTAACCTGAGTGCAGTTGTGGGCCTTAGTGGCTGGCTTCCTTGTTCAAG GACGTTAAGGCGACGAATGCAAGGAGTGAATGATGCTGTAAGGCGTGCAGCATCTTTGCCAATTTTGCTCTGTCATGGCACTG GTGATGACGTTGTGGCATATCAACATGGAGAAAAATCTGCAAGAATTTTAAGCTCGTCTGGTTTCCAGAATCTAACCTTGAGGACTTAtgaagg GCTTGGTCACTACACAATTCCTGAAGAGACTGATGAAATTTGTCGCTGGCTGTCTGCAAATTTGTGTCTCGGGGGGACATGA